One Capsicum annuum cultivar UCD-10X-F1 chromosome 2, UCD10Xv1.1, whole genome shotgun sequence genomic window carries:
- the LOC107858944 gene encoding cytochrome c6, chloroplastic, protein MAVLCMMPSCLSKSCSLKLLSQPTKKRNMYEGDMNLFNQKENKLACELKLLLAPPLLTALIVLSPIVNPPVSVGQTIDVQKGAALFNRACIGCHYAGGNIIQPGATLFLKDLQRNGVDTEEEIYRVTYSGKGRMPGFGQNCTPRGQCTFGPRLPDDEIKLLAEFVKSQADQGWPNIENGGD, encoded by the exons ATGGCAGTGTTATGTATGATGCCTAGTTGCCTTAGCAAGAGCTGTTCCTTAAAGTTATTATCACAACCAACAAAG AAGAGAAATATGTATGAAGGAGACATGAACCTGTTTAACCAAAAGGAGAATAaattagcatgtgagttgaagtTGCTGCTGGCTCCACCTCTACTAACTGCCCTTATAGTCCTCTCTCCTATTGTAAATCCCCCAG TCTCAGTTGGACAGACAATAGATGTACAAAAGGGAGCTGCTTTGTTTAATCGAGCTTGCATCGGATGTCATTATGCAGGTGGAAATATAATCCAGCCT GGTGCAACACTCTTCTTGAAGGATCTACAAAG AAATGGAGTTGACACGGAAGAGGAGATCTATCGTGTCACTTACTCTGGCAAAGGGAGAATGCCA GGATTTGGTCAGAATTGTACACCGAGGGGTCAATGCACATTTGGTCCTCGATTGCCGGACGATGAAATTAAACTCTTAGCTGAGTTCGTAAAGTCTCAAGCTGATCAAGGTTGGCCTAATATAGAAAACGGTGGAGATTGA